The segment GCCTGGGCGCTCCCGGGATCCGGGACGTGGCGGGCGCCGCCACCCTCGGCGACGCCGTGAAGTACTTGGGCGCCACCGCCTACGGTCATGACCTCGCGCCACGGGCCGGGCTCGCCGCTGCCCAGCGGTCGGTCGCGGCGACGTTGCTCTGGCACCTTCGGGTGCTCGCCGGCTGGCAGCCACGTACAGGTACGGCCGCCCTGCGGCTGCTCGCTTCCGGCTTCGAAATCGCCAACATCGACGCCCGGCTGCGGGCGCTGTCGGCCCCCGAGCAGCCACCAGGGCCGCCGCCGTACCGTCTCGGCGCGCTCGCCACCGCCTGGCCGAGGCTGTCGGCCGCCACCTCGCCCGACGGGCTACGGGCAGGGCTGGCCGGGTCCGCCTGGGGCGACCCGGGGGACGGCTCCCCGGCAGCGGTGGCCACGGGCCTGCGGATCTCGGCCGCCCAGCGCACCGCGGCGGCGGTACCGCAAGCCGCGCGGTGGGCGGCCGGGCGCCTCGCGCTGCTGGTGGGCCGTGAGGTGTTCCTCACCGGGCGGCGGCTGACCGAGCCGTCGACCCGTCGCGCCGCCCGGGTGCTGGGCCCGGAAACGATGGGTGCCGGGTCCTGGGCCGAGTTCGCCGGGCGTCTGCCGGCCACCGCCCGCTGGGCCGTGGCCGGCGTCGAGGAGCCCGCCGGCCTGTGGCGGGCCGAGCTGCGCTGGTGGACGCGGCTGGAGCAGGACGGACTGGAGCTGCTGCGCGACGCCGGCCTGGACTCCTCACCGGTCGTGGGCGCTGTCGCGGTGCTCTCGGCCGACGCGTGGCGGGTCCGGGCCGCCCTCGAGCTCGCCGCACGCGGCGGTGGATCGCCGGAGGTCCTCGATGCTCCGGTCTGAAGCCGCCATCCCGGTCCGTATGAGGCGCGTCGCGATCGTCGCCCCGTACGGCAGCCTGCGGGAGGTGCTGATCGCCCTCGCCGACGCGGGCAGCGTCGAGATCGACCTGATCGACGACCCGGCACACGCACTGCCGGGCCCGGCGTCCGCGCGGCTGCAGCACCTGGGTACGGATCCCGCGAATCCGGTAACGGGGCACCGAGCGCGCACCGGGCCGGGCGACACCCCGCCCCTGCTGAGCGCGGCACCGCCCGACCTCGACGCCCTCGAAGCCGAGGGCCGGACCGACCTGCTGGCCGGTGAGGCCCAGCTCGAGGAGCGACTGGCGAGCGCCGTCCGCCGGGGCACCTCCGCCGCCCTCGCGGGATGGTGCCCCGCCGCCCAGGTGGCCCCGCTCACCGAACGGCTGGCCGGCGTCGGGGGCGCCCTCGTGCCCCTGCGGAGCCCGCCAGGCACCGACCCGCCGACCCTGCTGCGCGGCGCGGGCACCGTGCGCCGCTCGTTCACCCCGCTGGTGACGACCTACGGGACCGTGCCGTACGCCGATCTCGACCCCACGGTGCCGGCCGGGATCGTCTACGTGGTGATGTTCGGGGTGATGTTCGGCGACGCCGGGCACGGCGCGCTGCTGCTCCTCGCCGCGCTCGCCCTGCGGCTCGGCCGGCCGCGTGGGCTCGCGCCGCTGCGCCGGATCTGGCCGTTCGTGGCCGGGGCGGGGCTGGCCAGCACCCTGGCGGGGGTCGCGTACGGCGAGTTCTTCGGCCCGACCGGTGTGCTGCCGGTGCTGTGGCTGAATCCGCTGGACGAGCCGATGCGGCTGCTGGCGGCCGCCGTCGGCC is part of the Streptomyces sp. NBC_01262 genome and harbors:
- a CDS encoding V-type ATPase 116kDa subunit family protein; the encoded protein is MLRSEAAIPVRMRRVAIVAPYGSLREVLIALADAGSVEIDLIDDPAHALPGPASARLQHLGTDPANPVTGHRARTGPGDTPPLLSAAPPDLDALEAEGRTDLLAGEAQLEERLASAVRRGTSAALAGWCPAAQVAPLTERLAGVGGALVPLRSPPGTDPPTLLRGAGTVRRSFTPLVTTYGTVPYADLDPTVPAGIVYVVMFGVMFGDAGHGALLLLAALALRLGRPRGLAPLRRIWPFVAGAGLASTLAGVAYGEFFGPTGVLPVLWLNPLDEPMRLLAAAVGLGAALLALSYGAGIVNRWREGGPANAVYAPSGIAGAAVFLGLGVLAGGAYTGGTAFAVAGGALAGTGLALAAWGLFAATAGGAAGAMQTGVQLFDVVVRIGSNVISFARLAAFGLTHAALGMIVWDGTTALAGRGPAGLVAAVAVFTAGNALAFALEALVAGVQALRLEFYELFSRVFETQGRPFRPWHVPVQRTEVAS